One window of Enterobacter sp. RHBSTW-00175 genomic DNA carries:
- a CDS encoding PTS sugar transporter subunit IIC: MSANHAAFNLIFRFVENYVSPIAGRISSQRHVMAIRDGFISAMPFMIVGSFLLVFAYPPFSPDTTWGFARAWLDMAKQFEGQILTPFDMTMGIMSIYICAAIAYNLGKHYVKSHQLDPFMCAMLSLMAFLLVAAPKTKGTLPVESLGGTGIFTAILVAVYCVELMRFLKAHNIGIRLPDQVPPMIKNSFDLLIPVLVVVLTLYPLSLLIQSQFGMLIPQAIMSVFKPLVSAADSLPAILLAVLIGHLLWFAGIHGAAIVSGMLQMFWLTNLGANQTALAASQPLPHIFMEAFWTFFIVIGGSGATMGLVICYLRSRSAHLRSIGRLSVVPSFFNINEPVIFGTPIVMNPVFFIPFLLAPMVNAVLAWAAMKLDLIGRVISVVPWTAPAPVGAAWALGWDFRAAVLVILLALVSAIIYFPFFKVYEKQLLEQEAEEAQRNADEDNQQVA; encoded by the coding sequence ATGTCTGCCAACCATGCTGCGTTTAATCTGATATTCCGTTTCGTTGAGAATTATGTCAGCCCAATTGCCGGGCGGATCTCCTCCCAGCGTCATGTGATGGCTATCCGTGACGGGTTTATCTCCGCCATGCCATTCATGATCGTGGGCTCATTCTTATTAGTGTTTGCTTACCCACCTTTCTCGCCGGATACCACCTGGGGCTTTGCCCGCGCCTGGCTGGATATGGCGAAGCAATTTGAAGGCCAGATCCTGACGCCGTTTGATATGACGATGGGCATTATGTCCATTTATATCTGTGCGGCCATTGCCTATAACCTGGGCAAACATTACGTTAAGTCGCATCAGCTTGATCCGTTCATGTGTGCCATGCTGTCGCTGATGGCATTTCTGCTGGTTGCTGCGCCGAAAACCAAAGGCACGTTGCCGGTAGAAAGCCTGGGCGGAACGGGGATCTTTACCGCCATTCTGGTCGCTGTTTACTGCGTGGAATTGATGCGTTTCCTTAAAGCGCACAACATCGGTATCCGCCTGCCGGATCAGGTGCCGCCGATGATTAAAAACTCGTTCGATCTGCTGATCCCGGTCCTGGTGGTAGTGTTGACGCTTTATCCTCTGAGCCTGCTGATCCAGTCCCAGTTTGGGATGCTGATCCCACAGGCCATTATGTCTGTCTTTAAACCGCTGGTTTCTGCGGCGGACTCCTTACCGGCGATCCTGCTTGCCGTGTTGATTGGCCACCTGCTGTGGTTTGCGGGTATCCACGGGGCGGCGATTGTCTCAGGGATGCTGCAAATGTTCTGGCTGACCAACCTCGGAGCAAACCAGACTGCACTGGCAGCCAGCCAGCCGCTGCCACATATCTTTATGGAAGCGTTCTGGACATTCTTTATCGTTATCGGGGGGTCGGGTGCCACGATGGGGTTGGTTATCTGCTACCTGCGTAGCCGCTCCGCACACCTGCGTTCGATTGGTCGTCTGAGCGTGGTGCCAAGTTTCTTTAACATCAACGAACCCGTTATTTTCGGTACGCCAATTGTGATGAATCCGGTGTTCTTTATTCCTTTCCTGTTAGCACCGATGGTTAACGCCGTGCTGGCGTGGGCGGCAATGAAGCTGGATCTGATTGGACGTGTGATTTCAGTTGTCCCATGGACGGCGCCTGCACCTGTCGGCGCGGCCTGGGCACTTGGCTGGGACTTCCGTGCTGCGGTGCTGGTGATTCTGCTGGCGCTGGTTTCTGCCATCATTTACTTCCCGTTCTTCAAAGTGTACGAGAAGCAACTGCTGGAGCAGGAAGCAGAAGAAGCACAGCGTAATGCTGATGAGGACAACCAGCAGGTTGCCTAG
- the bglJ gene encoding DNA-binding transcriptional activator BglJ: MSAIGLTHLFAMPPLSDYKLHLFTRADSLKVALSRTSFFSVIYSLSDAREERRNCLSCMRELALNHNDIQRIVLASGEMEAKLVSHLFPSRLHGIINKAVPLIELLDELSALLKETGRVNDNMLNHWYVSHNRMLSPTERAILRYMSFGYSIPEIATQLERNIKTIRAHKFNAMVKLGVNSDVGLLDAADLLTHLPAGEGRRTALTIPAFS; this comes from the coding sequence ATGAGTGCGATTGGGCTGACGCATCTCTTCGCTATGCCACCACTCAGTGATTATAAGCTGCATCTGTTTACACGTGCCGACAGTTTAAAAGTCGCATTATCCAGGACTTCCTTTTTCTCGGTGATCTATTCACTCTCAGATGCGCGCGAAGAACGCCGGAATTGTCTTTCCTGTATGCGCGAGCTTGCACTGAATCACAACGATATACAGCGAATTGTATTGGCATCTGGTGAGATGGAGGCGAAGCTGGTCAGCCACCTTTTTCCATCCCGTCTTCACGGCATTATCAACAAAGCGGTTCCGCTGATTGAGCTGCTGGATGAACTTTCGGCATTACTCAAAGAAACCGGGCGTGTGAATGACAATATGCTCAATCACTGGTACGTGAGCCATAACCGGATGTTGAGTCCGACTGAGCGGGCGATTTTGCGTTATATGTCTTTTGGGTACTCCATCCCAGAAATCGCGACCCAGCTTGAACGCAATATTAAAACGATTCGGGCGCATAAGTTTAATGCCATGGTGAAGCTGGGGGTAAATTCTGATGTAGGGTTGTTGGATGCAGCCGATCTTCTTACACATCTTCCCGCTGGGGAAGGTCGCCGAACCGCATTAACCATTCCGGCGTTCTCGTAA
- a CDS encoding threonine/serine exporter ThrE family protein — translation MQADQSTQRAVTRLCIQCGLFLLQHGAESALVEELSTRLGLALGMDSVESSISSNAIVLTTIKNGQCLTSTRKNHDRGINMHVVTEVQHIVILAEHKLLDLDEIEKRFNQIKPLRYPRWVVVLMVGLSCACFCKLNKGGWDGAVITFFASSIAMYVRQLLTHRQLHPQINFCITAFVATTVSGLLLRLPTFASTPTIAMAASVLLLVPGFPLINAVADMFKGHINTGLARWAIASLLTLATCIGVVMAMTLWGLRGWA, via the coding sequence ATGCAGGCAGATCAGTCAACGCAACGTGCCGTAACGCGGCTATGTATTCAGTGTGGGCTTTTTCTATTACAACACGGGGCGGAAAGTGCCCTGGTGGAAGAACTCTCTACTCGTCTTGGGCTGGCGTTAGGGATGGACAGCGTTGAAAGCTCCATCTCATCAAACGCCATTGTGCTGACCACGATTAAAAATGGTCAATGCCTAACCTCAACCCGCAAAAACCACGATCGCGGCATTAATATGCACGTCGTCACCGAGGTGCAGCACATTGTCATACTCGCAGAGCACAAGCTGCTGGATTTGGACGAGATAGAAAAACGATTCAACCAAATCAAACCGTTACGTTACCCTCGTTGGGTGGTTGTGCTGATGGTTGGGCTCTCCTGCGCCTGTTTTTGTAAGCTCAACAAAGGTGGCTGGGATGGCGCGGTCATAACCTTTTTCGCCAGCAGCATTGCCATGTATGTCAGACAGCTTCTGACACACCGGCAGTTGCACCCGCAAATTAACTTCTGCATCACGGCCTTTGTCGCGACAACCGTGTCAGGTTTGCTGCTGCGCCTGCCCACGTTCGCCAGCACGCCCACCATTGCGATGGCTGCCAGTGTATTGCTGCTGGTTCCGGGGTTCCCGTTGATTAACGCTGTTGCCGATATGTTTAAAGGGCACATCAATACCGGCCTCGCACGATGGGCGATCGCCAGTCTGCTGACCCTGGCAACCTGTATCGGCGTGGTGATGGCAATGACATTGTGGGGGTTACGGGGATGGGCGTGA
- a CDS encoding threonine/serine exporter, producing the protein MGVIDFLLALVQDMVLAAIPAVGFAMVFNVPRRALRWCALLGAIGHGSRMVMMTSGFNIEWSTFMASMLVGCIGIQWSRWYLAHPKVFTVAAVIPMFPGISAYTAMISAVKISHFGYSEPQMILLLSNFLKASSIVGALSIGLSIPGLWLYRKRPRV; encoded by the coding sequence ATGGGCGTGATTGATTTTCTGTTAGCGCTGGTCCAGGACATGGTTCTGGCAGCTATTCCTGCCGTTGGCTTTGCCATGGTATTCAATGTGCCGCGCCGCGCGCTGCGCTGGTGCGCACTGCTGGGTGCTATCGGCCACGGTTCGCGTATGGTCATGATGACATCAGGCTTTAACATCGAATGGTCGACCTTTATGGCCTCGATGTTAGTCGGCTGCATTGGCATTCAGTGGTCGCGCTGGTATCTGGCGCATCCAAAGGTCTTCACCGTGGCGGCAGTTATTCCCATGTTCCCCGGCATTTCCGCCTATACGGCGATGATTTCGGCGGTGAAAATCAGCCACTTCGGCTATAGCGAGCCGCAAATGATCCTGCTGCTCAGTAATTTCCTTAAAGCTTCTTCCATTGTTGGCGCGCTCTCCATCGGGCTGTCTATCCCCGGATTATGGCTGTATCGCAAGCGCCCACGCGTTTGA
- the opgB gene encoding phosphatidylglycerol--membrane-oligosaccharide glycerophosphotransferase — protein sequence MSELMSLTLFLASVGVYAWKAGRNTWWFIATLVVLGIFIVLNITLYASDYFTGDGINDAVLYTLTNSLTGAGVGKYILPGLGIVVSLVAIFSALAWVLRRRRHLPHHFGYSLLALFLALASVDASPAFHQITELVKSQSRDGDPDFAAYYKEPSKKIASPKLNLVYIYGESLERTYFDNDAFPNLTPDLGPLKDEGLDFSHTMQLPGTDYTIAGMVASQCGIPLFAPFEGNASASMSSFFPQNICLGDILKNSGYENYFVQGANLRFAGKDVFLKSHGFDHLYGAEELKTTVADPAYRNDWGFYDDTVLDETWKKFEELSRSGQRFSLFALTVDTHHPDGFVSRTCQRKSYNINGKNNKSFSAVTCSQEHIAALVEKIKASPYFKNTVIVVSSDHLAMKNSAWDELNKQDRSNLFFILRGDQPQQDVIATKRNSMDNGATVLDILGGDNFIGLGRSTLSGQSLSEVFLNMKEKILAWKPDIIRLWNFPKEMKDFTIDQQKGMIAFSGSHFRLPLLLRVSDNRVEPLPESEYSAPLRYQLADFAPRDNFVWVDQCYKMGQLWSQPLSLSTDWCVSQGQLGGEQIVQHVDKAQWKGKTAFKDTVIDTTRYQRNVDMLKIVDNDIRYKADSFIFNVAGAPEEVKQFSGISRPESWGRWSNAQLGDEVKIEYAHPLPEKFDLVITAKAFGPNANHPIPVRVGDTVQALTLGNDVTTTTLHFDNPSRSNTLVIAPPDPQSTNEGNILGHSPRKLGIGMVEIKIVSNEG from the coding sequence TTGTCAGAGTTAATGTCCCTAACCCTTTTTCTTGCCTCTGTGGGCGTTTACGCCTGGAAAGCCGGTCGCAACACCTGGTGGTTTATCGCCACGCTGGTGGTGCTTGGCATTTTTATTGTTCTCAACATTACCTTGTATGCGAGCGATTACTTTACAGGCGACGGCATTAATGACGCGGTACTTTATACTCTGACGAACAGCCTGACCGGCGCAGGTGTTGGTAAGTACATACTTCCAGGCCTGGGCATCGTGGTATCGCTGGTTGCTATTTTCAGCGCGCTCGCCTGGGTACTGCGTCGTCGTCGGCATCTTCCCCACCATTTTGGCTACAGCCTGCTGGCGCTATTTCTGGCACTGGCCTCAGTGGATGCCAGCCCGGCCTTCCACCAAATCACCGAGCTGGTCAAATCCCAGTCGCGCGATGGTGATCCTGATTTTGCTGCGTACTACAAAGAGCCGTCGAAGAAAATCGCCAGCCCGAAGCTCAATCTGGTCTACATCTACGGTGAAAGCCTGGAGCGTACCTACTTTGATAATGACGCGTTCCCGAACCTGACTCCCGATCTTGGCCCGCTGAAAGACGAAGGCCTTGATTTCAGCCACACCATGCAGTTACCCGGCACCGATTACACCATCGCCGGTATGGTCGCTTCCCAGTGTGGTATTCCGCTATTTGCCCCGTTTGAAGGCAACGCGTCTGCGTCCATGTCGAGCTTCTTCCCGCAGAATATCTGTCTTGGCGATATCCTGAAAAACTCCGGCTACGAAAACTATTTTGTGCAGGGAGCTAACCTGCGCTTTGCCGGGAAAGACGTGTTCCTGAAATCACACGGTTTTGATCATCTTTACGGCGCAGAAGAGTTAAAAACCACGGTAGCCGACCCTGCCTATCGTAACGACTGGGGCTTCTACGACGACACTGTACTGGATGAAACCTGGAAGAAATTCGAAGAACTGTCCCGCTCAGGCCAGCGCTTCTCGCTGTTCGCCCTGACGGTGGACACACACCATCCTGACGGATTTGTGTCCCGCACCTGTCAGCGCAAAAGCTACAATATCAACGGTAAAAACAATAAGTCCTTTAGCGCCGTGACGTGCAGCCAGGAACATATCGCCGCGCTGGTCGAAAAAATTAAAGCCTCACCCTATTTTAAAAACACGGTGATTGTTGTCTCTTCTGACCATCTGGCGATGAAAAACAGCGCATGGGATGAGCTCAACAAACAGGACCGCAGCAATCTGTTCTTCATTCTGCGTGGCGACCAGCCGCAGCAGGATGTAATTGCCACCAAGCGTAACTCGATGGATAACGGCGCCACCGTGCTGGATATCCTGGGCGGTGATAACTTTATTGGTCTGGGTCGTAGCACCCTGTCAGGACAGTCGCTGTCGGAAGTGTTCCTCAACATGAAGGAAAAAATCCTCGCGTGGAAGCCTGATATCATTCGCCTGTGGAACTTCCCGAAAGAAATGAAAGACTTCACCATCGATCAGCAGAAAGGCATGATTGCCTTCTCGGGCAGCCATTTCCGCCTGCCGTTGCTGCTTCGCGTGTCGGATAACCGTGTAGAGCCGCTACCGGAAAGTGAATACTCAGCGCCACTGCGTTACCAGCTGGCCGATTTCGCCCCGCGCGATAACTTCGTCTGGGTAGATCAATGCTACAAAATGGGTCAGCTCTGGTCGCAGCCGCTGTCGCTCTCAACCGACTGGTGCGTCTCCCAGGGGCAGCTTGGCGGGGAACAGATCGTTCAGCACGTCGATAAAGCCCAGTGGAAAGGTAAAACCGCCTTTAAAGATACGGTCATCGACACAACCCGCTACCAGCGCAACGTCGATATGCTGAAAATCGTCGATAACGATATTCGTTACAAAGCCGACAGCTTTATCTTTAACGTGGCCGGTGCGCCGGAAGAGGTGAAGCAGTTCAGCGGGATCTCGCGCCCTGAGTCCTGGGGCCGCTGGTCCAATGCCCAGTTGGGTGATGAAGTGAAAATCGAATACGCCCATCCGCTACCGGAAAAATTCGATCTGGTGATCACCGCGAAGGCATTTGGCCCTAACGCCAATCACCCGATCCCGGTGCGGGTAGGTGATACCGTTCAGGCGCTGACGCTCGGCAATGATGTCACCACCACCACGCTGCATTTCGACAACCCGTCGCGCAGCAATACCCTGGTGATTGCGCCGCCAGACCCGCAGTCCACCAACGAAGGCAATATCCTTGGCCACTCGCCGCGTAAGCTGGGAATCGGGATGGTAGAAATTAAAATTGTAAGCAACGAAGGCTAA
- a CDS encoding LuxR C-terminal-related transcriptional regulator, whose protein sequence is MLPLNGKHGVVISKIPVMQSGLGGVMARHFPDYELNYCCSLQELTLLQLRRADVIIADISGDYRNPRGTLEQYYGLLNQYRGIHWIFLVSRPLYASAVELLMRPETTLLSDMEPIDGVISAIRAGRERAERISQTLLTPDSQEFGEKSESLIALTHSERKVLRLLGKGWGINQIATLLKKSNKTISAQKNSAMRRLSLRSNADMYAWISSVQGMRELSLMSAYGEFEEWKRPLQQDISPSSKIAQ, encoded by the coding sequence ATGTTGCCATTGAATGGTAAACACGGAGTAGTAATCAGCAAGATACCCGTAATGCAGTCTGGTCTGGGCGGAGTAATGGCACGTCATTTTCCCGACTATGAACTGAACTATTGCTGTTCGTTACAAGAACTCACGTTGCTTCAGTTACGCAGGGCCGACGTTATTATTGCTGATATTTCTGGCGATTACAGAAACCCGCGCGGAACCCTTGAGCAATATTATGGATTGTTAAATCAATACCGGGGGATTCACTGGATATTCCTGGTTTCTCGCCCTCTTTATGCAAGCGCGGTTGAGTTGCTCATGCGCCCTGAAACAACGTTATTGTCCGATATGGAACCGATAGATGGCGTGATTAGTGCGATTCGTGCCGGTAGAGAACGTGCCGAGCGAATAAGCCAGACGTTACTCACGCCGGATTCCCAGGAGTTCGGTGAAAAGAGTGAATCGCTTATCGCGCTAACTCACTCAGAACGTAAGGTGCTGCGCCTGCTGGGTAAAGGTTGGGGAATTAATCAAATTGCTACATTGCTCAAGAAGAGCAATAAAACGATCAGTGCTCAAAAAAACAGTGCCATGCGGCGGTTGTCATTGCGCAGTAATGCAGATATGTACGCATGGATCAGCAGTGTACAGGGAATGAGAGAGCTGAGTCTAATGTCAGCCTATGGGGAGTTTGAGGAATGGAAAAGACCACTGCAACAAGACATATCGCCCTCATCGAAAATTGCACAATGA
- a CDS encoding TetR family transcriptional regulator: protein MANPGSEFPDHNEGSLKDKIFHSAIELFAEYGLNGARMEQIAEKAGTTKRMVVYHFKNKENLYLLALEHVYTQIRASEKQLSLAGMPPVEALVHLVESTFDYHADHPDYIRIICMENMQRGRFMQQSSYLRQVNRSALELLAGILQRGKEKQLFNQTVDARDLHRLISSFSFHYVANSYTFTLLFEDGADEQAQRQHYRKMAVQVALRYTCP, encoded by the coding sequence GTGGCTAACCCTGGCAGCGAATTCCCCGACCACAATGAAGGCAGCCTGAAGGATAAAATTTTTCACAGCGCTATCGAGCTTTTTGCCGAGTATGGGCTGAACGGCGCCCGCATGGAGCAAATTGCGGAAAAGGCAGGCACCACAAAACGCATGGTGGTGTACCACTTCAAAAACAAAGAAAACCTCTATCTTCTGGCGCTGGAGCACGTTTATACGCAAATCCGCGCCAGTGAAAAACAGCTGAGCCTGGCCGGAATGCCGCCTGTTGAAGCGCTGGTGCATCTGGTCGAGTCCACCTTTGATTATCATGCCGACCACCCGGACTACATCCGTATTATCTGCATGGAAAATATGCAGCGCGGCCGCTTTATGCAGCAGTCGAGCTACCTGCGTCAGGTGAACCGCAGCGCGCTGGAACTTCTCGCCGGGATCCTGCAACGAGGAAAAGAAAAGCAGCTGTTCAATCAGACAGTCGACGCGCGCGATCTTCACCGTCTTATCAGCAGTTTTAGCTTCCACTACGTTGCCAACAGCTACACCTTTACGCTGCTGTTTGAAGATGGCGCAGACGAGCAGGCGCAACGCCAGCACTATCGTAAAATGGCGGTTCAGGTGGCGCTTCGCTATACTTGCCCATAA
- a CDS encoding YbaK/EbsC family protein encodes MSLQSVQQFFADNAPEIEVIELSQSTATVALAAAAHHVEPGQIAKTLSLKVKNEVILVVAKGDARLDNKKLKDTFGAKARMLSSDEVVTVTGHPVGGVCPFGLENPLSVYCDISLKQYPEVLPAAGAIHSAVRISPERMAELTSAKWVDVCI; translated from the coding sequence ATGAGTTTGCAGTCTGTACAGCAGTTTTTTGCCGACAACGCACCCGAGATAGAAGTCATTGAGCTTAGCCAAAGCACTGCAACCGTTGCGCTGGCTGCTGCCGCTCATCACGTTGAACCAGGGCAAATTGCCAAAACGCTATCGTTAAAAGTGAAAAACGAGGTGATCCTGGTTGTTGCGAAAGGAGATGCGCGCCTGGATAACAAAAAACTGAAGGACACATTTGGCGCAAAAGCGCGGATGCTCAGCAGTGATGAAGTGGTTACCGTCACTGGCCATCCTGTAGGTGGCGTCTGCCCATTTGGGCTGGAAAATCCCCTCTCGGTCTATTGCGATATCTCTTTAAAGCAATACCCGGAAGTGCTACCTGCTGCGGGAGCCATTCACAGCGCAGTGCGAATTTCACCGGAAAGAATGGCTGAGCTTACCTCGGCAAAATGGGTAGATGTTTGCATTTAA
- the dnaC gene encoding DNA replication protein DnaC — translation MKNVGDLMKRLQKMMPANVKPAFTTGEELLAWQKEQGEIRAAALARENRAMKMQRTFNRSGIRPLHQNCSFDNYKVESQGQMNALAAARQYVDEFDGNIASFIFSGKPGTGKNHLAAAICNELLLRGKSVLIITVADIMSAMKDTFSNRETSEEQLLNDLSNVDLLVIDEIGVQTESRYEKVIINQIVDRRSSSKRPTGMLTNHNIDEMTRLLGERVMDRMKLGNSLYVIFDWDSYRSRVTGKEY, via the coding sequence ATGAAAAACGTCGGCGACCTGATGAAACGTCTGCAAAAAATGATGCCTGCCAACGTCAAACCCGCGTTTACGACCGGTGAAGAACTGCTGGCATGGCAGAAAGAGCAAGGAGAGATCCGCGCCGCCGCCCTCGCCCGCGAAAACCGGGCCATGAAAATGCAGCGCACGTTCAACCGCTCTGGCATCCGTCCGCTGCACCAGAACTGCTCGTTTGATAACTACAAAGTGGAGTCGCAGGGGCAGATGAACGCTCTGGCCGCCGCACGCCAGTATGTAGACGAATTCGACGGTAACATTGCCAGCTTTATTTTTAGCGGTAAGCCCGGCACCGGGAAAAATCATCTTGCCGCTGCCATCTGTAACGAGCTACTGCTGCGCGGTAAATCGGTGCTGATTATCACCGTGGCCGATATCATGTCCGCCATGAAAGACACTTTCAGCAATCGCGAAACCAGCGAAGAACAGCTGCTTAACGACCTGAGTAACGTCGATTTACTGGTCATTGATGAGATTGGCGTTCAGACCGAATCCCGCTATGAAAAGGTGATCATTAACCAGATTGTCGACCGCCGTTCCTCGTCAAAACGCCCAACCGGAATGCTGACTAACCACAATATCGACGAAATGACCCGTCTGCTGGGTGAACGCGTCATGGATCGTATGAAGCTCGGTAACAGCCTGTATGTCATCTTTGACTGGGATAGTTATCGCAGCCGCGTTACCGGCAAAGAGTATTAG
- a CDS encoding MarR family winged helix-turn-helix transcriptional regulator — MNAKTNDATPALLLDNQLCFALYSANLALNKLYRQLLAPLNLTYPQYLVMLVLWEQDNITVSEIGERLFLDSATLTPLLKRLESAGLINRHRSRKDERQVVLTLSDAGSSLQQQAVGIPQAVGCAVQCDTATLAGLKEQLELFRQQLQRA, encoded by the coding sequence ATGAACGCGAAAACGAACGACGCCACCCCCGCGCTGCTGCTGGATAACCAGCTCTGTTTTGCCCTCTACTCGGCAAACCTGGCGCTGAATAAGCTGTACCGGCAACTGCTGGCACCGCTTAACCTGACCTACCCGCAATACCTGGTGATGCTGGTGCTGTGGGAGCAGGATAACATTACGGTGTCGGAGATTGGCGAGCGTCTGTTTCTTGACTCAGCCACACTAACGCCTTTGCTGAAACGTCTGGAAAGCGCCGGGCTAATCAACCGCCATCGCTCCCGTAAAGATGAGCGTCAGGTTGTGCTCACCCTGAGCGACGCGGGAAGCAGCCTGCAACAGCAAGCTGTGGGTATTCCGCAGGCGGTAGGTTGTGCGGTGCAATGTGATACCGCCACCCTGGCAGGGCTTAAGGAACAGCTTGAACTTTTCCGCCAACAGCTACAGCGCGCGTAA
- a CDS encoding DUF2501 domain-containing protein yields the protein MKKHVLLSTVLGALMVSGVAQAASWQDSLSSAANELTKESSSSQGGLSASSLTSLLGSSTQSLSAGTMNNAAGILEYCAKQKLASMTDTQNIKNQVLGKLGLDTQEQKQDTNYMDGIQGLLNAQNGQQLNLSTLGNSSLAKEVKTKACDLVLKQGMNFIS from the coding sequence ATGAAAAAACACGTTCTTCTCAGCACAGTATTAGGCGCGCTGATGGTATCCGGCGTTGCTCAGGCCGCATCATGGCAAGATTCACTCTCCAGCGCCGCGAACGAGCTGACCAAAGAGAGCAGCAGCTCTCAGGGTGGCCTGTCCGCCTCTTCCCTCACCAGCCTGTTAGGTAGCAGCACTCAGAGCCTGAGCGCGGGCACCATGAACAACGCGGCAGGTATTCTGGAATATTGTGCGAAGCAAAAGCTGGCTTCCATGACCGACACCCAGAACATTAAAAACCAGGTGCTTGGCAAACTGGGTCTGGATACGCAAGAACAGAAACAAGATACCAACTACATGGACGGTATTCAGGGCCTGCTGAATGCGCAAAACGGCCAACAGCTTAACCTGAGCACCCTCGGCAACTCTTCGCTGGCGAAAGAAGTGAAAACCAAAGCCTGCGATCTGGTGCTGAAGCAGGGGATGAATTTCATCTCCTGA
- the dnaT gene encoding primosomal protein DnaT: MSSRILTTSIAGIDAFMHDPRGVLTNAENGTLAVFADNAPAFYAITPERLAQLLDLEARLSRPVSDVTLDTQFFEEPGSAPVAVPMGKFAMYGGWQPDADFQRQAALWGIALAQTVTPEELAAFTAYWQAEGKVFHHVQWQQKLARSIQMSRASNGGQSKRDINAFSEPDKQIPNGFRGAK, encoded by the coding sequence ATGTCTTCCAGAATCCTGACCACCAGCATTGCGGGTATCGATGCATTTATGCACGATCCCCGTGGTGTACTGACCAACGCCGAAAACGGCACGCTCGCGGTATTCGCTGATAACGCACCGGCGTTTTATGCGATCACGCCTGAACGTCTGGCACAGCTGTTGGATCTCGAAGCGCGCCTGTCGCGCCCGGTGAGCGATGTGACGCTGGATACTCAGTTCTTTGAAGAGCCAGGAAGCGCCCCGGTCGCCGTGCCGATGGGGAAATTTGCCATGTACGGCGGATGGCAACCTGACGCCGATTTCCAGCGTCAGGCCGCGTTATGGGGGATTGCTCTCGCGCAAACAGTCACCCCCGAAGAGCTGGCGGCATTCACCGCCTACTGGCAGGCAGAAGGCAAAGTGTTCCACCATGTTCAGTGGCAGCAAAAACTTGCGCGCAGCATTCAGATGAGCCGCGCCAGTAACGGCGGTCAGTCAAAGCGCGATATCAACGCCTTTTCAGAACCTGACAAACAGATCCCCAATGGATTCCGAGGTGCTAAATGA
- a CDS encoding organic hydroperoxide resistance protein encodes MSLEKVVYTAKAKATGGRDGRATSSDGVLDVKLGVPKEMGGMGGEVTNPEQLFAAGYSACFLGAMKFVAARDKFSLPKDAFIEGEVGIGPLPTGFGIEAKLNIHVEGMDAAEAKKLVDAAHIVCPYSNATRGNIDVTLNIIA; translated from the coding sequence ATGTCTTTAGAAAAAGTTGTCTACACTGCCAAAGCAAAAGCAACCGGAGGCCGCGATGGCCGTGCAACCTCCTCCGACGGCGTACTGGATGTAAAACTGGGCGTGCCAAAAGAGATGGGCGGCATGGGTGGCGAAGTCACCAACCCGGAACAACTTTTCGCAGCCGGCTATTCTGCCTGCTTCCTGGGTGCAATGAAGTTCGTTGCTGCCCGCGATAAATTCTCCCTGCCGAAAGACGCGTTTATCGAAGGCGAAGTAGGTATTGGCCCGCTGCCAACCGGTTTTGGTATCGAAGCGAAACTCAACATTCACGTTGAAGGTATGGATGCAGCCGAAGCGAAAAAACTGGTCGATGCTGCACACATTGTTTGCCCGTACTCTAACGCCACTCGCGGCAATATCGACGTGACGTTGAATATCATCGCGTAA